One part of the Bacteroidia bacterium genome encodes these proteins:
- a CDS encoding helix-turn-helix transcriptional regulator: MKRLGEFEETALLLVGILGQEAYAFNLVKELKEEMGRSISVGAMHSTLNRLEKKGFLNSEVGGATAKRGGRRKRVYTITALGQEALILSRDFKLSLWKRYPPLTIDNLQWGN; encoded by the coding sequence ATGAAACGTTTAGGAGAATTTGAAGAAACAGCTCTTCTGCTAGTAGGAATTCTTGGTCAGGAAGCATATGCATTCAACCTAGTCAAAGAGCTAAAGGAGGAAATGGGAAGAAGCATATCAGTTGGAGCTATGCATTCAACCCTAAATAGATTGGAAAAGAAAGGTTTTTTAAACTCTGAAGTAGGTGGAGCTACTGCAAAAAGGGGCGGAAGGAGAAAAAGAGTTTATACGATTACAGCTTTAGGGCAAGAAGCCTTGATCCTCTCACGGGATTTCAAATTATCTCTGTGGAAACGGTATCCACCTTTGACTATCGATAATTTACAATGGGGTAATTGA
- the recA gene encoding recombinase RecA translates to MAQNAMSDKLKSLQMTVDKLEKTYGKGVVMKLSDDPIVDVAALSTGSLNLDIALGIGGIPRGRIVEIYGPESSGKTTLAMHMIAEAQKNGGLAAFIDAEHAFDRTYAEKLGIDTENLYVSQPDYGEQALEITEYLIRSSAIDIIVIDSVAALTPKAEIEGEMGESKMGLQARLMSQALRKLTAAISKTNCVCIFINQLREKIGVMFGNPETTTGGNALKFYSSVRLDIRRIAQIKDGTDSIGNRVKVKVVKNKVSPPFRIAEFDIMFGKGVSHEGEVLDLAVELDIVGKAGSWFSYDGSKLGQGRDKVKDILGDNPELMEEIKHKVLVAKGLREESPKKAKASKKKEAEAEAGS, encoded by the coding sequence ATGGCGCAAAATGCAATGTCAGATAAGCTGAAATCACTCCAGATGACCGTAGATAAACTGGAAAAAACCTACGGCAAAGGAGTAGTAATGAAACTTAGCGATGACCCAATCGTGGATGTCGCTGCTCTCTCAACAGGTTCTTTGAACCTGGATATCGCTCTCGGTATAGGCGGAATTCCCCGTGGACGTATCGTTGAGATCTACGGACCAGAATCTTCCGGTAAGACGACTTTGGCTATGCACATGATAGCAGAAGCTCAAAAGAATGGAGGATTAGCTGCATTTATAGATGCAGAACATGCCTTTGACCGTACTTATGCGGAAAAACTCGGAATCGATACAGAAAACCTCTATGTTTCTCAGCCGGATTATGGTGAGCAGGCATTAGAGATCACAGAATACCTCATTCGCTCCAGTGCAATTGACATTATCGTCATTGACTCAGTAGCTGCTCTTACTCCCAAGGCAGAGATTGAAGGAGAAATGGGAGAATCCAAAATGGGACTTCAGGCTCGTTTGATGTCTCAAGCCCTTAGAAAACTGACTGCAGCCATCTCCAAAACTAACTGTGTATGTATTTTCATTAACCAGTTGAGGGAGAAAATCGGAGTTATGTTCGGAAATCCCGAAACCACTACCGGTGGTAATGCACTCAAATTCTACTCATCCGTTAGACTGGATATCAGAAGGATCGCTCAGATCAAAGATGGTACAGATAGCATCGGAAACCGTGTGAAGGTAAAAGTTGTCAAGAACAAAGTTTCTCCTCCTTTCCGTATTGCTGAATTTGACATCATGTTTGGTAAAGGAGTTTCGCATGAAGGCGAAGTGCTTGACCTTGCTGTCGAACTCGACATTGTAGGAAAAGCAGGTTCCTGGTTTAGCTACGATGGAAGCAAGCTTGGACAAGGCAGGGATAAGGTAAAAGATATCCTTGGTGATAATCCCGAGCTTATGGAAGAGATCAAGCACAAAGTATTAGTTGCTAAAGGTCTCAGGGAGGAAAGTCCCAAAAAAGCTAAAGCTTCCAAGAAGAAAGAAGCTGAAGCTGAGGCAGGCTCCTGA
- a CDS encoding MarR family winged helix-turn-helix transcriptional regulator, producing MERQVNKPAWNAPSFEESLLRLRTVHWHQQDFVRKRYKLKPDEFNIILHLLKNKEQRMRDLGDRFQIKLSTLTSMVDKIEQARYVKRQNSTQDRRVVYLQLTEKGKRLCDNYFTYLKEISSQMRKVLNEDQLSVFIEGTKRLEESIKLSGGF from the coding sequence ATGGAAAGGCAGGTTAATAAACCAGCATGGAATGCTCCTTCATTTGAGGAAAGTTTGCTTAGACTGAGAACTGTTCACTGGCATCAACAGGACTTTGTACGAAAGAGGTATAAACTTAAACCCGATGAATTCAATATCATCTTGCATTTGTTGAAAAACAAGGAGCAGAGAATGAGAGATCTGGGAGACAGATTTCAAATCAAACTAAGTACACTGACCAGCATGGTTGATAAAATTGAGCAAGCGAGATATGTCAAGAGGCAAAACTCTACCCAGGACCGCAGAGTAGTATATCTTCAATTGACTGAAAAAGGGAAAAGATTGTGCGATAACTATTTTACGTACTTAAAAGAAATCTCCTCCCAAATGAGAAAGGTGTTGAATGAAGATCAGCTCAGTGTATTTATAGAAGGTACCAAACGCCTCGAAGAATCTATCAAGTTATCCGGAGGTTTCTAA
- a CDS encoding co-chaperone GroES family protein → MNNKESKGLNKLVIIGDRILIKPRSAQEKTETGLYLPPGVLEKEKVRSGYVMKVGPGYPIPVPTEDEAWKAIEDPTKYIPLQAKEGDLAIFLQKGAYEVVYEGEKYYIVSQNSILMLERDESLFS, encoded by the coding sequence ATGAATAATAAAGAATCAAAAGGACTTAATAAACTTGTGATCATTGGGGATCGCATTCTTATAAAACCCCGCTCTGCCCAGGAGAAAACAGAAACCGGACTTTATTTACCTCCGGGGGTGTTGGAAAAAGAGAAAGTTCGTAGTGGATACGTGATGAAAGTTGGGCCGGGTTATCCGATTCCTGTTCCTACGGAGGATGAAGCATGGAAAGCGATTGAAGATCCTACTAAATATATACCCCTTCAGGCGAAAGAGGGAGATCTTGCGATATTCTTACAGAAAGGAGCCTATGAAGTCGTCTATGAAGGGGAAAAGTATTATATAGTATCCCAAAACTCGATATTAATGCTAGAGCGCGACGAATCCCTCTTTTCCTAA
- a CDS encoding FtsX-like permease family protein, which yields MDPKTKSNQAEPPKYAKRFLLWFLKEELVEEVEGDLYEMFCYKLENSTRTKAILNYWYQVILYLRPFALINVQQIYPLHIAMYKTYLKIAFRHFAKNKFTYFINTMGLGISLACCICAYLFLAYNTEFDDFHDVEKMDRVFKIHKHIETKTANRLESINSPIPLASEAAAELSGIEQYCRYIFDGGNIMTEEGNSFRERISFADRSFFDLFDFPLLSGNPKNFKDRNSIFLSYELAQKLFGDASAMGQVLTIHFQNNKKIDLTVGGILDKIPDNSSFVFEALLAFENYLDLYDLQANDWSIKQEPSTFLKLVSNDMAPQLSEQLNKYIAVRNQAMKEVEVKAYQLEAFHSDFNDEAIGSGYVVLRNGPLPLLILGIMALMILLIACFNLTNTSIAMTGKRFKEIGVRKSVGAMRHQILGQFLAETWLTMIISLLIGLIFSYWIVAEFISLVNLNYGLEDLNGLNLFISLIILIFLAALIAGIYPALYNSRLHPTDLLKGSIKLKGTNWVNRILISSQFSLTVIFFIASIMFFQNIQFQENIDYGYPIDQIITLPIQEERQLEIIANDIITSTKVESVGATVSNIGSSWQSHVEIGSQPFDVRVMDVGENFVETMGFELIKGRSLKTNSIYDKETALLVNEAFLEKTGMKDPFSQPLKFQETNRQIVGIINNHFENPDEAKMDEPYIFYLSDPADYKMMVVRTQANDLTEVHSQLKRSWHKHFPNIPFESRYQHDIILKDLKYGNTVFGKIFLFLSLLGIILSISGIFSLASLNVARRIKEIGVRKVLGASMGNILALINREFALILCISAILGALGGSFLTETMLSAAFNYHISVGFSSVFLPALFICFLGLFVTSMTILKAASINPVRSLRTE from the coding sequence ATGGATCCTAAAACGAAATCAAATCAAGCTGAACCTCCGAAGTATGCGAAAAGATTCCTTCTCTGGTTTCTAAAAGAGGAACTAGTCGAAGAGGTAGAAGGCGATTTGTACGAAATGTTCTGCTATAAGCTAGAAAATTCGACTCGTACAAAGGCTATACTCAATTACTGGTATCAGGTAATTCTCTATCTCAGGCCATTTGCATTGATTAATGTCCAACAGATTTATCCCCTCCACATTGCCATGTACAAAACCTATCTAAAAATCGCGTTTCGGCATTTCGCCAAAAACAAATTCACTTATTTCATCAATACCATGGGGCTTGGCATCTCCCTGGCTTGCTGTATTTGTGCGTATTTATTTCTTGCCTACAATACCGAATTTGACGATTTCCATGATGTCGAAAAGATGGATCGGGTTTTTAAAATCCATAAGCATATTGAGACTAAAACAGCTAACAGACTAGAAAGCATTAATTCCCCCATCCCTTTGGCCTCCGAGGCAGCAGCAGAGCTTTCAGGAATTGAGCAGTATTGCCGATATATTTTTGACGGAGGAAATATAATGACGGAAGAAGGCAATAGCTTTAGAGAGAGAATTAGCTTTGCTGACAGGAGCTTCTTTGATCTATTTGACTTTCCATTGTTGAGTGGAAATCCCAAAAACTTTAAAGATCGAAATAGCATTTTCCTCTCTTATGAACTTGCTCAGAAATTATTTGGAGATGCATCGGCTATGGGCCAAGTCTTGACCATTCATTTCCAAAACAATAAAAAAATCGACTTGACGGTAGGAGGTATTTTAGACAAAATACCGGACAATAGCAGCTTTGTTTTTGAGGCCTTGCTAGCCTTTGAAAATTACCTTGATTTATATGACCTGCAAGCCAATGATTGGTCTATCAAGCAGGAGCCCTCTACTTTTCTAAAATTGGTTTCTAATGACATGGCTCCACAGCTCAGTGAGCAATTGAATAAATATATCGCTGTTCGCAATCAAGCGATGAAAGAGGTAGAGGTTAAAGCTTATCAATTGGAAGCTTTCCATTCAGACTTTAATGACGAAGCGATAGGTAGTGGGTATGTTGTTCTCAGGAATGGACCCTTACCCTTACTCATTCTGGGGATTATGGCCCTGATGATTTTGCTCATCGCGTGTTTCAACCTCACAAATACCTCTATAGCCATGACAGGCAAACGATTTAAGGAAATCGGAGTCCGAAAATCCGTAGGTGCTATGCGACATCAAATTTTGGGGCAGTTTCTGGCTGAAACCTGGCTAACGATGATAATTTCCTTGCTCATCGGCCTGATATTTTCCTATTGGATTGTAGCCGAATTCATCAGCTTAGTGAATCTCAATTATGGATTAGAAGACCTAAATGGACTCAACTTATTCATCAGCTTAATTATCCTCATATTTTTGGCCGCCTTGATAGCCGGAATTTATCCTGCTTTATACAATAGTCGCCTTCATCCCACCGATTTACTTAAAGGCTCTATCAAGCTAAAAGGAACGAATTGGGTGAATAGAATTTTAATTAGTTCTCAGTTTTCTTTAACTGTCATCTTTTTCATTGCAAGCATAATGTTCTTTCAGAATATCCAGTTTCAGGAAAACATAGATTATGGGTATCCCATAGATCAGATCATCACCCTCCCTATTCAGGAGGAAAGACAATTAGAAATCATAGCAAATGATATCATTACATCTACCAAGGTAGAGAGTGTAGGAGCTACTGTTTCTAATATAGGTAGCTCCTGGCAAAGTCATGTGGAAATAGGAAGCCAGCCCTTTGATGTGCGGGTAATGGATGTAGGCGAAAATTTTGTAGAAACTATGGGTTTTGAGCTGATAAAGGGTAGGAGCTTAAAGACAAACAGCATATATGATAAAGAAACGGCATTATTAGTTAATGAAGCTTTTTTGGAGAAAACGGGCATGAAAGATCCTTTTTCTCAACCCCTAAAGTTTCAAGAGACCAACAGACAAATTGTAGGGATTATCAATAACCACTTTGAGAATCCCGACGAGGCAAAAATGGATGAGCCTTATATATTTTACCTTTCAGATCCTGCCGACTATAAGATGATGGTGGTCAGGACACAAGCTAATGACCTGACTGAAGTCCATTCGCAATTGAAAAGAAGCTGGCACAAACATTTCCCCAACATACCTTTTGAAAGCAGGTATCAGCATGACATCATACTTAAGGATCTTAAGTATGGAAATACAGTTTTTGGAAAAATCTTCCTTTTCCTTTCCCTTTTAGGAATCATTTTATCTATATCGGGGATCTTTTCATTAGCCAGCCTTAATGTAGCCAGGAGAATAAAGGAAATTGGTGTTCGAAAAGTATTAGGGGCAAGTATGGGAAACATCCTTGCATTAATCAATCGTGAATTTGCACTCATCTTATGCATTTCAGCCATTTTAGGAGCTCTGGGAGGATCATTTCTGACTGAAACCATGCTCTCAGCAGCATTTAACTATCACATCTCTGTTGGGTTTTCCTCAGTCTTCCTGCCAGCGCTATTCATTTGTTTCCTGGGCCTATTCGTCACCAGCATGACTATCCTTAAAGCAGCATCTATCAATCCTGTGCGAAGTTTGAGGACCGAATAA
- the floA gene encoding flotillin-like protein FloA (flotillin-like protein involved in membrane lipid rafts), with the protein MDILLLNTTTNILWGLAVIAGIALLALLYFVPVGLWITAQFSGVRIGISQLIGMRLRRVQPKAIVDELIKANKANLSDVRFNALEAHYLAKGNINLVIDALISAKFAGIPLTFEQATAIDLAGRDVLEAVKDSVNPKVIDSPAVEAVAKDGIQLIVKSRITVRAQLNKLVGGAGEETVVARVGQGIVAAIGSAESHEDILEDPTVISEYIMNQGFTAGTAYQVLSIDIADIDIGRSIGAKLKAEEADADLQVARAKAEEKRADAVAEEQYYKARVQEMRAKLIEAESQVPLAIAEAFRLGNLGVMDYYKLENLDADTKMRRSFSDLESESQVDPNDKPDTPKS; encoded by the coding sequence ATGGACATTTTGTTATTAAATACAACTACCAACATCCTCTGGGGCTTAGCTGTCATAGCTGGCATAGCTTTATTGGCCCTCCTGTATTTCGTTCCTGTGGGCTTATGGATCACCGCTCAATTCTCTGGAGTACGGATAGGGATTTCCCAGTTGATTGGGATGAGGCTGAGAAGGGTACAACCGAAGGCAATCGTTGATGAACTTATAAAAGCGAATAAAGCCAATCTAAGTGATGTTCGCTTCAATGCTCTGGAGGCCCACTACCTGGCCAAAGGAAATATTAATCTGGTTATTGATGCATTGATATCTGCAAAATTTGCAGGTATTCCACTGACATTTGAACAGGCAACCGCTATTGACCTTGCTGGTCGAGATGTGCTGGAAGCTGTAAAGGATTCGGTAAATCCTAAAGTAATAGATTCGCCTGCGGTAGAGGCTGTGGCAAAAGATGGAATCCAGTTGATTGTTAAAAGCCGGATTACCGTGAGGGCTCAGTTGAATAAACTGGTAGGAGGAGCTGGAGAAGAAACGGTTGTTGCTCGGGTAGGGCAGGGGATTGTTGCAGCCATTGGTTCTGCAGAGTCTCATGAAGATATCCTCGAAGACCCAACCGTGATTTCTGAGTACATCATGAACCAGGGCTTTACCGCTGGTACGGCTTATCAGGTACTCTCTATTGATATCGCAGATATTGACATTGGTCGCAGTATTGGTGCGAAACTGAAGGCAGAAGAAGCTGATGCTGATCTTCAGGTTGCAAGAGCCAAAGCGGAAGAGAAGCGCGCAGATGCTGTGGCAGAGGAACAATATTATAAAGCACGAGTTCAGGAAATGAGAGCTAAACTCATAGAAGCCGAATCGCAGGTGCCTCTTGCAATTGCAGAAGCATTTCGATTAGGAAACCTAGGGGTTATGGACTATTACAAGTTGGAAAACCTGGATGCTGATACCAAAATGAGAAGATCATTCTCCGACCTTGAATCCGAATCTCAAGTAGATCCAAATGATAAGCCGGACACTCCTAAATCCTAG
- a CDS encoding MarR family transcriptional regulator: MNTVSKLFSEPSAIRLERTLKELVLAFNNQRLDILNRYKVGELEVDIIRFLEEHEQKKMKEVGDYFKIKLSTLTSTIDKLEKNRLVKRKSSKEDRRVIYIKPTPKGQALLNDLVNSTHDVAEQVIHGIKGPEYDAAIKVLDKTLDLMKK; the protein is encoded by the coding sequence ATGAATACTGTGAGTAAATTGTTTTCAGAGCCGAGCGCTATCCGATTGGAGCGCACGCTGAAAGAGCTGGTCCTAGCCTTTAACAACCAGCGCCTTGACATTCTTAACCGCTACAAAGTTGGTGAACTCGAAGTCGATATCATTCGTTTTCTGGAGGAGCACGAACAAAAGAAAATGAAAGAAGTCGGAGATTACTTTAAAATCAAACTGAGTACACTGACTAGCACCATCGATAAACTCGAAAAAAATCGACTGGTCAAAAGAAAAAGTTCTAAGGAGGACAGAAGGGTAATTTATATTAAACCTACCCCCAAAGGACAGGCATTGCTAAATGATTTGGTCAATTCCACGCATGATGTCGCAGAACAAGTGATACATGGCATTAAAGGACCAGAGTATGATGCTGCAATAAAAGTGCTTGACAAAACCCTTGATCTTATGAAAAAGTAG
- a CDS encoding MarR family winged helix-turn-helix transcriptional regulator: MNDYTLESSLSLLHQIFRNRKSFIEKKYKINAFEMDLIIFLEFVGVEKMKEIAEYFRMKLSTLTNAIDKSEQKGILKRNYSRTDRRIVKLKVTAKGRRLYQQYQEDLKLIASRMTENWSDKEIADFESCLKSMQDLEYEIE; this comes from the coding sequence GTGAACGATTATACGCTCGAAAGCAGTTTAAGCCTATTGCATCAAATTTTTAGAAACCGCAAATCCTTCATAGAAAAGAAGTATAAGATCAATGCCTTTGAAATGGACCTGATCATATTTCTGGAGTTTGTTGGGGTAGAGAAAATGAAAGAAATCGCTGAATATTTCAGGATGAAACTTTCTACCCTAACCAATGCGATAGATAAATCAGAACAAAAAGGTATTCTAAAAAGAAACTATTCCAGAACGGACCGCCGGATTGTCAAGCTAAAAGTGACTGCCAAAGGAAGGCGTCTGTATCAACAGTATCAGGAAGATCTTAAATTGATCGCGTCCCGGATGACTGAGAATTGGAGTGATAAAGAAATCGCTGATTTTGAAAGCTGCCTGAAAAGTATGCAAGACCTGGAGTATGAGATTGAGTAA
- a CDS encoding peptidylprolyl isomerase, with protein MDFISLFAQVVSILDKCPRYFCYLMIGFSLIACGEKSPETKAPTEKADVILHTDLGDIHVKLFDETPRHKANFLKLARSGFFDSLSFNRIIYDFMIQSGDPRYRNGGIDTSREAGPGYELDAEFREELVHTRGMIGAARKSDEENEERKSAGSQFYIVTGKTVNAAVLDTMETVGTGFRRGNFYTKFQQSLADSSFSGSFQDFLQKENFTDFSYPIKQKQLYMQMGGTPHLDFTYTLFGKVLEGMDIVMDISKMPTSTYNVPKDTIRILSAEVL; from the coding sequence ATGGATTTTATTTCTTTATTTGCACAAGTAGTTAGCATTTTGGATAAATGTCCCCGCTACTTTTGTTATTTGATGATAGGGTTTAGCCTCATTGCCTGTGGGGAAAAGAGCCCTGAGACAAAAGCACCCACGGAAAAGGCGGATGTCATCCTTCATACCGATCTCGGGGATATCCATGTGAAACTATTCGACGAAACTCCCAGGCATAAGGCCAATTTTTTAAAACTGGCAAGGAGTGGGTTCTTTGATAGTCTTAGTTTTAATAGAATCATTTATGATTTTATGATCCAGAGTGGTGATCCTCGCTATCGAAATGGAGGTATAGATACTTCCAGGGAAGCAGGCCCCGGTTATGAACTCGATGCTGAATTTAGAGAAGAGTTAGTACACACCCGAGGTATGATAGGCGCTGCGAGGAAATCTGATGAGGAGAATGAAGAGCGAAAGTCGGCAGGGAGTCAGTTTTATATCGTTACAGGAAAAACAGTTAATGCAGCAGTTCTTGATACGATGGAAACTGTGGGAACGGGATTCAGAAGAGGGAATTTTTATACGAAATTCCAGCAAAGCCTTGCTGATAGTAGTTTTTCAGGAAGTTTCCAGGATTTTCTCCAAAAAGAGAATTTCACTGATTTCTCCTATCCCATCAAGCAAAAGCAATTATATATGCAAATGGGAGGAACACCTCATCTGGACTTTACTTATACCCTTTTTGGGAAAGTACTTGAAGGAATGGATATCGTTATGGATATCTCTAAAATGCCTACCAGCACCTACAATGTACCTAAGGATACGATCAGAATATTATCGGCTGAAGTACTTTAG